In one Micromonospora polyrhachis genomic region, the following are encoded:
- a CDS encoding ThuA domain-containing protein encodes MRRLLRPVLAAATTTLAALACTTPAGPATAGTAPVDASGVSAGPVASADAPYDVLVFSKTAGFRHDSIAVGTQAIRDLGAANNFTVTATEDATAFTTGNLAQYEAVVFLNTTGDVLDAGQQGAFESYVRAGGGYVGVHAAADTEYDWPFYGNLVGAYFASHPAIQQANVKAVDRGHAATAHLPQTWTRTDEWYNYRTNARSTARVLTTLDESSYSGGGMGADHPHTWCKPYEGGRSFYTGGGHTQQSYAEPAFRAHLLGGIRYAAGRTKADCRAESGYTTLYNGSTSGWSQAGPGSFTNADATLTSVGGMGLYWYSAREFTSYSLKLDWKLAGDDNTGVFIGFPPSTDPWSAVNNGYEVQIDATDTADRTTGAVYTFKSADIAARDAALNPPGEWNTYELLVDGERLQVFLNGVKINDFTNTDPARSLAGHIGIQNHGDGDDASFRNIRIKDLGTPGGNTTIQAEAFGTASGVQPYPKAGANGGQTLGYVDPGDWAAYPGVDLTGVTSFRARVVSGGPGGAIQVRADSASGAVLGTVAVPNTGGWESFADVTTTLSTVPAGLRNLYLTFTGTGSGLFDVDDFTLVRTTGGGPRSGPVVGLAGKCLDVAGAATADGTKIQLYGCNGTGAQRWTVTSGGGPVVGLGGKCLDVSAGGTADGTKVQLWTCNGSGAQNWTPQVNGTLLNPQSGRCLDVSGNNSADGTQIHIWTCHSGANQKWTLP; translated from the coding sequence ATGCGTAGACTCCTCCGTCCGGTCCTCGCCGCAGCCACCACGACCCTGGCCGCGCTCGCCTGCACCACGCCCGCCGGCCCGGCCACCGCCGGCACCGCCCCGGTCGATGCCAGCGGCGTTTCGGCCGGCCCGGTGGCATCCGCCGACGCCCCGTACGACGTGCTGGTCTTCTCGAAGACCGCCGGCTTCCGGCACGACTCGATCGCCGTCGGCACCCAGGCCATCCGGGACCTCGGCGCGGCGAACAACTTCACCGTCACCGCCACCGAGGACGCCACGGCGTTCACCACCGGCAACCTTGCCCAGTACGAGGCGGTCGTCTTCCTCAACACCACCGGTGACGTGCTCGACGCCGGTCAGCAGGGCGCGTTCGAGTCGTACGTCCGGGCCGGCGGCGGGTACGTCGGTGTCCACGCCGCCGCCGACACCGAGTACGACTGGCCGTTCTACGGCAACCTGGTCGGGGCGTACTTCGCCTCGCACCCGGCCATCCAGCAGGCCAACGTCAAGGCGGTCGACCGAGGGCATGCTGCCACCGCCCACCTGCCGCAGACCTGGACCCGCACCGACGAGTGGTACAACTACCGGACCAACGCCCGTTCCACGGCGCGCGTGTTGACCACGCTCGACGAGTCGTCGTACTCGGGTGGTGGGATGGGGGCCGACCACCCGCACACCTGGTGCAAGCCGTACGAGGGTGGCCGCTCGTTCTACACCGGCGGCGGCCACACCCAGCAGTCGTACGCCGAGCCGGCGTTCCGCGCGCACCTGCTCGGCGGCATCCGGTACGCGGCTGGCCGGACCAAGGCCGACTGCCGGGCCGAGTCCGGTTACACCACCCTGTACAACGGTTCGACGAGTGGCTGGTCCCAGGCCGGGCCGGGCAGCTTCACCAACGCAGACGCCACGCTGACCTCGGTCGGCGGGATGGGCCTCTACTGGTACAGCGCGCGGGAGTTCACGTCGTACTCCCTGAAGTTGGACTGGAAGCTGGCCGGCGACGACAACACCGGGGTCTTCATCGGCTTCCCGCCGTCGACCGACCCGTGGTCGGCGGTGAACAACGGTTACGAGGTCCAGATCGACGCTACCGACACGGCGGACCGGACCACCGGTGCGGTCTACACGTTCAAGTCGGCGGACATCGCCGCCCGGGACGCGGCGCTGAACCCGCCGGGGGAGTGGAACACCTACGAACTGCTCGTAGATGGTGAACGACTCCAGGTCTTCCTCAACGGGGTGAAGATCAACGACTTCACCAACACCGACCCGGCGCGGTCGCTGGCCGGTCACATCGGCATCCAGAACCACGGCGACGGCGACGACGCGTCGTTCCGCAACATCCGGATCAAGGATCTGGGTACGCCGGGCGGCAACACCACCATCCAGGCGGAGGCGTTCGGCACCGCCAGCGGCGTCCAGCCGTACCCGAAGGCGGGGGCCAACGGCGGACAGACCCTGGGGTACGTCGACCCGGGCGACTGGGCCGCGTACCCCGGGGTGGACCTGACCGGGGTGACCAGCTTCCGGGCCCGGGTGGTCTCCGGCGGGCCCGGCGGCGCCATCCAGGTGCGGGCCGACTCGGCCAGCGGCGCGGTGCTGGGCACGGTGGCGGTGCCCAACACCGGTGGCTGGGAGTCCTTCGCCGACGTCACCACGACGCTCTCCACCGTCCCCGCCGGGCTGCGGAACCTCTACCTGACCTTCACCGGTACGGGCAGCGGCCTGTTCGACGTCGACGACTTCACCCTGGTCCGGACGACCGGTGGTGGTCCCCGGAGCGGTCCGGTCGTGGGGTTGGCCGGCAAGTGTCTGGACGTGGCGGGTGCGGCCACCGCGGATGGCACCAAGATCCAGTTGTACGGCTGCAACGGCACCGGGGCACAGCGCTGGACGGTGACCTCCGGCGGTGGCCCGGTCGTCGGGCTGGGCGGCAAGTGCCTGGACGTGTCGGCTGGCGGTACCGCCGACGGCACGAAGGTCCAGCTGTGGACGTGCAACGGCAGCGGGGCACAGAACTGGACGCCGCAGGTCAACGGCACGCTGCTCAACCCGCAGTCCGGTAGGTGCCTGGACGTCTCCGGCAACAACTCCGCCGACGGTACGCAGATCCACATCTGGACCTGCCACAGCGGAGCCAACCAGAAGTGGACGCTGCCGTAG
- a CDS encoding sugar phosphate isomerase/epimerase family protein, giving the protein MARPVTLFTGQWADLPFEEVCRLASEWGYDGLEIACWGDHFEVDKALADDTYVDRKRETLAKYHLQVFAISNHLVGQAVCDHPIDERHQGILPARIWGDGEPEGVRQRAAAEIKDTARAAAKLGVRTVVGFTGSSIWHTLAMFPPVPPSMIEKGYRDFADRWNPILDVFDSVGVRFAHEVHPSEIAYDYWTTRRTLEAIGHRPAFGLNWDPSHFVWQELDPVNFILEFADRIYHVDCKDAKVRTGDGRRGRLASHLPWADLRRGWDFVSTGHGDVPWEDCFRALNAIGYDGPISIEWEDAGMDRLVGAPEALRFVRGLAFDAPTAAFDAAFTSEK; this is encoded by the coding sequence ATGGCGCGACCCGTCACGCTGTTCACCGGCCAGTGGGCCGACCTACCGTTCGAGGAGGTGTGCCGGCTGGCCTCCGAGTGGGGCTACGACGGACTGGAGATCGCCTGCTGGGGGGACCACTTCGAGGTCGACAAGGCGCTCGCCGACGACACGTACGTCGACCGCAAGCGGGAGACCCTGGCCAAGTACCACCTCCAGGTCTTCGCGATCTCCAACCATCTGGTCGGGCAGGCAGTCTGCGACCACCCGATCGACGAACGGCACCAGGGCATCCTGCCGGCCCGGATCTGGGGCGACGGCGAACCCGAGGGGGTACGCCAACGCGCGGCAGCCGAGATCAAGGACACCGCACGGGCGGCGGCGAAGCTCGGCGTACGGACCGTCGTCGGCTTCACCGGCTCGTCGATCTGGCACACCCTGGCCATGTTCCCGCCGGTCCCGCCCTCGATGATCGAGAAGGGGTATCGGGACTTCGCTGACCGGTGGAACCCCATCCTCGACGTCTTCGACTCCGTCGGCGTACGGTTCGCCCACGAGGTGCACCCCAGCGAGATCGCGTACGACTACTGGACCACCCGGCGCACCCTGGAGGCGATCGGGCACCGGCCGGCGTTCGGGCTGAACTGGGATCCCTCGCACTTCGTCTGGCAGGAACTCGATCCGGTCAACTTCATCCTGGAGTTCGCCGACCGGATCTACCACGTCGACTGCAAGGACGCGAAGGTGCGTACCGGGGACGGGCGGCGGGGGCGGCTCGCCTCCCACCTGCCCTGGGCCGACCTGCGGCGCGGCTGGGACTTCGTCTCCACCGGGCACGGGGACGTGCCGTGGGAGGACTGCTTCCGGGCGCTCAACGCCATCGGGTACGACGGCCCGATCTCGATCGAATGGGAGGACGCCGGCATGGACCGGCTGGTGGGTGCCCCCGAGGCGCTGCGGTTCGTCCGTGGACTCGCCTTCGACGCGCCGACCGCTGCCTTCGACGCCGCCTTCACCAGCGAGAAGTGA
- a CDS encoding MMPL family transporter has protein sequence MVENRTRRPVLVAIAVALVWVVIALIAAPYSGKLTSVATNSNVAFLPKDAESSQALELTRGFVEQQTTPALVVYQRSSGITEADRQRAGADAARFAEVPGVLPPVPPPVPSQDGQALQVMVPISDAEGTQVQDVVDRLREITGKGEGGLTINVAGPAGLQADLIEVFSSIDGRLLLVTLCVVLVILLIVYRSPVLWIIPLLSAGVSYLLSTLAVYYLADNDIIMLNGQAQGILTVLVFGAGTDYALLLIARYREELRNHPDPAEAMLVAWRGAAPAIIASGTTVIAGLLCLLLSGLESNQAMGPVSAVGIGATLVVMLTFLPALLLIGGRWAFWPRRPQFDSAEAAGGMWHRIAGFVARRARTVWLVTSLALAALAIGLTQFSTNTLSQVDLFTSRTDAVAGQETINRHYPGGLGDPVLVFTRAEAADRTAERIRGVAGIAEVQPVTPQTGAAPGQPAQPDTAEPKVVDGRVQLQATLADPIDSSAAKETVRQLRVALRDVPGADAVVGGSTAIDVDTADASDRDRNVIIPVVLVVIAIILAVLLRSLVAPVLLILTVALSFAATLGLCALLFKYVLDFPGIDSSFPLFAFVFLIALGIDYNIFLMSRVREEAVKHGTRAGTLRGLVVTGGVITSAGVVLAATFASLVVLPMVILVELGLAVAIGVLLDTVVVRSLLVPALAYDLGPPMWWPSRLARRRNHGDSDGPPDR, from the coding sequence ATGGTCGAAAATCGGACGCGCAGGCCGGTACTGGTCGCGATCGCGGTGGCGCTCGTGTGGGTGGTCATCGCCCTGATCGCCGCCCCCTACAGCGGGAAGCTCACCAGCGTGGCGACCAACTCGAACGTCGCCTTCCTGCCCAAGGACGCCGAATCCAGCCAGGCCCTGGAGCTGACCCGGGGCTTCGTCGAGCAGCAGACGACGCCAGCGCTGGTCGTCTACCAGCGCAGCAGCGGCATCACCGAGGCGGACCGGCAGCGGGCCGGCGCCGACGCGGCCCGGTTCGCCGAGGTGCCGGGGGTGCTGCCGCCGGTGCCGCCACCCGTGCCGAGCCAGGACGGACAGGCACTCCAGGTGATGGTGCCGATCAGCGACGCCGAGGGAACCCAGGTACAGGACGTCGTCGACCGGCTACGGGAGATCACCGGCAAGGGCGAAGGCGGGCTCACCATCAACGTCGCCGGACCGGCCGGCCTCCAGGCCGACCTGATCGAGGTCTTCTCCAGCATCGACGGGCGGCTGCTGCTGGTCACCCTCTGCGTGGTGCTGGTCATCCTGCTGATCGTCTACCGCAGCCCGGTGCTGTGGATCATTCCGTTGCTCAGCGCCGGTGTGTCGTATCTGCTCTCCACCCTCGCCGTCTACTACCTGGCCGACAACGACATCATCATGCTCAACGGGCAGGCGCAGGGCATCCTCACCGTTCTTGTCTTCGGTGCCGGCACCGACTACGCGCTGCTGCTCATTGCCCGCTATCGCGAGGAACTGCGGAACCATCCCGACCCGGCCGAGGCCATGTTGGTGGCCTGGCGGGGTGCCGCGCCGGCCATCATCGCCTCCGGGACCACGGTCATCGCCGGCCTGCTCTGTCTGCTGCTCTCCGGGCTCGAATCCAACCAGGCGATGGGACCGGTATCGGCGGTCGGCATCGGGGCGACCCTGGTGGTCATGCTCACCTTCCTGCCGGCGCTGCTGCTGATCGGTGGGCGCTGGGCGTTCTGGCCCCGCCGACCGCAGTTCGACTCGGCCGAGGCGGCGGGGGGTATGTGGCACCGGATCGCCGGCTTCGTCGCCCGGCGGGCCCGTACCGTCTGGTTGGTCACCAGTCTGGCGCTGGCCGCGCTGGCCATCGGCCTGACCCAGTTCAGTACCAACACCCTCAGCCAGGTCGACCTCTTCACCAGTCGGACCGACGCGGTCGCCGGGCAGGAGACGATCAACCGGCACTACCCGGGTGGGTTGGGTGACCCGGTGCTGGTCTTCACCCGGGCGGAGGCGGCCGACCGGACGGCGGAGCGGATCCGGGGGGTCGCCGGGATCGCCGAGGTCCAGCCGGTCACCCCGCAGACCGGAGCGGCCCCCGGACAACCGGCGCAGCCGGACACCGCCGAACCGAAGGTGGTCGACGGGCGGGTCCAACTCCAGGCCACCCTCGCCGATCCGATCGACAGCAGTGCGGCGAAGGAGACCGTACGTCAGCTGCGGGTGGCGCTACGCGACGTGCCCGGTGCCGACGCGGTGGTCGGCGGCTCGACCGCGATCGACGTGGACACCGCCGACGCGTCGGACCGGGACCGCAACGTGATCATCCCGGTGGTGCTGGTGGTGATCGCGATCATCCTCGCCGTGCTGCTGCGTTCCCTGGTCGCGCCGGTGCTGTTGATCCTCACCGTCGCGCTCTCCTTCGCCGCGACGCTGGGGCTCTGCGCGCTGCTGTTCAAGTACGTCCTCGACTTTCCCGGTATCGACTCGTCCTTCCCACTCTTCGCCTTCGTGTTCCTGATCGCGCTCGGCATCGACTACAACATCTTCCTGATGAGCCGGGTACGCGAGGAGGCGGTGAAACACGGCACCCGGGCCGGGACACTGCGCGGGTTGGTGGTCACCGGTGGTGTGATCACCTCGGCCGGGGTGGTGCTCGCTGCCACCTTCGCCTCGCTGGTCGTACTCCCGATGGTGATCCTGGTCGAACTCGGCCTCGCCGTGGCGATCGGCGTGCTGCTCGACACCGTCGTCGTACGCTCGCTGCTCGTGCCGGCACTGGCGTACGACCTGGGCCCGCCGATGTGGTGGCCGAGCCGGCTCGCCCGGCGGCGTAACCACGGCGACTCCGACGGTCCGCCCGACCGGTGA